A region from the Triticum aestivum cultivar Chinese Spring chromosome 3D, IWGSC CS RefSeq v2.1, whole genome shotgun sequence genome encodes:
- the LOC123079465 gene encoding cysteine proteinase inhibitor, with the protein MEMWKYRVVGSVAALLLLLAVVVPFTQTQTQSARDKAAMAEDAGPLVGGIKDSPMGQENDLDVIALARFAVSEHNNKANALLEFENVVKLKKQIVAGTMHFITIRVTEGGAKKLYEAKVWEKPWENFKKLEEFKPVEDAAIA; encoded by the exons ATGGAGATGTGGAAATATCGGGTCGTAGGATCGGTGGCTGCCCTGCTCTTGCTACTCGCCGTCGTCGTGCCGTTTACTCAGACCCAGACGCAGAGCGCACGGGACAAGGCTGCCATGGCGGAAGACGCAGGGCCGTTGGTGGGAGGCATCAAGGACTCGCCGATGGGGCAAGAGAACGACCTCGACGTCATCGCGCTCGCCCGCTTCGCCGTCTCCGAGCACAACAACAAGGCC AATGCCCTGCTGGAGTTCGAGAACGTGGTGAAGCTGAAGAAGCAAATTGTTGCTGGCACGATGCACTTCATTACAATTCGGGTCACTGAAGGTGGGGCCAAGAAGCTCTATGAAGCTAAGGTGTGGGAGAAACCATGGGAGAACTTTAAGAAGCTCGAGGAGTTCAAGCCGGTGGAGGACGCTGCAATCGCATAA